The following proteins are encoded in a genomic region of Aquella oligotrophica:
- a CDS encoding LysR family transcriptional regulator: MFDEIFLFVKLAETKSIKETAQSLDISNSTVTRSIQKLEAELNIKLFKAHAHHFDLTTDGQKIYDHFVIHKRNFINEINSFMQNKDKIRDTLRLALPHSVAELILPSLISWFKDRFPESRLIISYMATSINLLKDGLDLAISRREPASTDHKVSILSRIATKLYATPAYCQQFGLPQDIDELMNHNWVVQTIDNRVVNNFAAHNLNTGEQTVINYQPQFLLSNGSQSLSMALSNQVIVLAPDYFAKHEIERGNLIEVLPKWEFGKSHLYLIRNPHLINQLEQEVVDFILSLFADDCKDLDND; this comes from the coding sequence ATGTTTGATGAAATTTTTCTGTTTGTAAAGCTTGCCGAGACGAAAAGTATAAAGGAAACAGCCCAAAGCCTAGATATTTCAAATTCCACTGTAACTAGAAGTATTCAGAAACTTGAAGCAGAATTAAATATAAAACTATTTAAAGCACACGCACACCACTTCGACTTAACTACTGATGGTCAAAAAATATATGATCACTTTGTGATTCATAAGCGGAATTTTATCAATGAAATTAACAGCTTTATGCAAAACAAAGATAAAATTCGAGACACTCTCAGGCTAGCTTTACCGCATTCAGTTGCTGAATTGATTCTACCATCATTAATTAGCTGGTTTAAAGATCGCTTCCCTGAATCAAGACTAATTATAAGCTATATGGCTACTTCAATTAATCTATTAAAAGACGGGCTTGATTTAGCGATAAGTCGGCGTGAACCGGCTTCAACTGATCATAAAGTAAGCATTTTAAGTCGCATAGCTACCAAGCTCTATGCCACACCTGCGTACTGCCAACAATTTGGTTTACCACAAGATATAGATGAGCTTATGAACCATAATTGGGTTGTGCAGACAATAGATAACCGAGTGGTTAATAATTTTGCAGCACACAATTTGAATACGGGTGAACAAACCGTCATTAATTATCAGCCACAATTTTTATTAAGTAATGGATCTCAGAGTTTATCAATGGCGCTTTCCAATCAGGTAATTGTACTTGCACCGGATTATTTCGCAAAACACGAAATCGAGCGTGGCAATCTGATAGAAGTTTTACCAAAATGGGAGTTTGGCAAAAGTCATCTATATTTGATTCGTAATCCACATTTAATAAACCAGCTGGAACAGGAAGTAGTTGATTTTATTCTCAGCTTATTTGCTGATGATTGTAAGGATTTAGATAATGATTAG
- a CDS encoding LysR family transcriptional regulator: protein MYDDIFMFVKLVEIGSFSGLSRKLDTTQATISRRIQSLETNLGVSLFHRNTRRLEVTDIGKQIYEKFRNQEAHLSSLIEETVHSSHGISGTLRVALPIAISRTIITPHLAKFLAAYPKVNLVTSFITGQIELVKDGFDLAVSIVLPKAQNNIVKLLHRFNIHLYASSAYINKYGNINSLAELGNNHILKMGILTPEGTIIKEVIAKNRITHEEQQISLNPRLSINNLLHAYEIAQSGEIIVAGWDSLLDPYMKSGEIIKILPEYSFGEIPCYLIRQSLETTALQSAFIDFIERCFDYYRADSYVNSELIL, encoded by the coding sequence ATGTATGATGATATTTTTATGTTTGTCAAACTTGTTGAGATTGGCTCATTTAGCGGATTATCACGTAAGCTGGACACGACTCAGGCAACAATCAGTCGGCGGATTCAGAGTCTTGAAACAAATCTCGGAGTGTCGCTTTTTCACAGAAATACGCGCAGACTGGAAGTGACTGATATTGGCAAACAAATTTATGAGAAATTCCGCAATCAAGAAGCACATCTGAGCTCCTTGATTGAAGAGACAGTCCACTCGTCTCATGGAATATCTGGCACGCTAAGAGTTGCTTTACCAATTGCTATTTCGAGAACAATAATAACTCCACACCTAGCGAAATTTCTCGCCGCTTATCCCAAAGTAAATCTGGTTACATCGTTTATCACAGGTCAGATAGAGCTAGTAAAGGACGGTTTTGATCTTGCGGTTAGCATTGTGCTACCTAAAGCACAGAATAATATTGTCAAGCTTCTTCACCGCTTCAACATACATCTATATGCAAGTAGTGCTTATATAAACAAATATGGAAATATCAACTCACTTGCCGAACTTGGTAACAACCATATATTAAAAATGGGAATCCTGACTCCGGAAGGTACTATTATCAAGGAAGTCATCGCTAAAAATAGAATTACTCATGAAGAACAGCAAATTAGCTTAAACCCAAGATTAAGCATAAATAATCTTTTACATGCATATGAGATTGCCCAATCTGGTGAAATCATCGTTGCTGGCTGGGATTCACTTCTTGATCCATACATGAAATCAGGTGAAATTATAAAAATTCTACCCGAATATTCATTTGGTGAGATACCATGCTACCTGATTAGACAATCGCTTGAAACAACAGCACTACAATCAGCATTTATTGATTTTATAGAGCGCTGCTTTGATTATTACCGAGCAGATAGTTATGTTAATAGCGAGTTAATTTTATAA
- the polA gene encoding DNA polymerase I — protein sequence MDNTILLIDGSSFIFRAFYAVKNLTAPSGIPTNATYGIINMLKQMEKKYTTAHWVCVFDAKGKTFRDDIYPEYKATRRETPPELVLQIPYIHDIIDKLGIPVIVEEGVEADDVIATIAKKYAREGHDILIATGDKDFAQVVDDKITLVNTMTGEILDIAGVEAKFGVRPDQIIDYLSLIGDTVDNVPGVHKCGPKTAQKWLNEFGSIDALIANKDKLTGAVGDNFRSAIDWLPTAKRLITIDDQVNVKHVDINSLINLTRKEPRHHELVPIFRELNFRTWLKESEFALNNNPQSGTIANEANEDLLTKQEFKAKPLHVVNKPDDISKLIQKIINSNKLTSYSLITSDYTDILSPLMAMVITDDDNIYLIELATEHNQNNELFLSETTDLSSLVIAYFQANCPKICINLKNNLKTLSKYLDVINGIEGDIALASYIRESQQNQSLTAILERYGQTQGSIDGFETVCGKGAKRLLWHELDSTQKNHLAKSLNEELLSAYSAIIKEMDSKELNLYQNIELPLSIVLDKIEKAGMKIDLTAFQLLKGELQQKIRLLEEAVFQEAGCVFNLNSPKQLQDILFNQLKLPTDGIKSNTTGYSTDEESLSILADQGIGIANLILEFRTLSKLLNTYVDKLPLAADNQERLHTTLEQTVVASGRLSSKDPNLQNIPVRTEYGQKIRKCFIAEAGHQLVCADYSQIELRILAHISDDANLIDAFNKRYDIHLATASQIFHKPQAEVTRDERSYAKSINFGLIYGKSVFGLAKELKIERSAAKLYIDNYFAKYPQVKDFMDRIKKDAHRDGYVSTIYGRKIYLANINSSNKILSQAEERLALNAPMQGSAADIIKIAMLNVDKWLRDNQLQSKMIMQVHDELILQVPNNEVSLILENLANLMIEGIKLNVPLEVDVKAAGNWSAAH from the coding sequence ATGGACAATACTATATTATTGATCGACGGTTCATCTTTTATTTTTCGCGCGTTTTATGCAGTTAAAAACCTGACTGCTCCATCAGGGATTCCTACTAATGCGACTTATGGCATAATCAATATGCTAAAGCAAATGGAGAAAAAATATACTACAGCTCATTGGGTATGTGTTTTTGATGCCAAAGGCAAAACTTTTCGTGATGATATTTATCCAGAGTATAAAGCAACTCGCCGTGAGACGCCGCCGGAATTGGTGCTTCAGATTCCATATATTCATGATATTATTGACAAGCTGGGAATACCTGTTATTGTAGAAGAGGGTGTAGAAGCTGATGATGTGATTGCAACAATAGCTAAGAAATATGCGCGTGAAGGACATGATATTCTAATTGCGACTGGTGACAAAGATTTTGCTCAGGTAGTTGATGATAAAATAACTCTGGTAAATACCATGACGGGAGAAATACTTGACATAGCTGGTGTTGAAGCAAAGTTTGGAGTAAGACCAGATCAGATAATTGATTATCTGTCATTGATTGGTGATACAGTAGATAATGTACCGGGAGTTCATAAGTGTGGACCGAAAACGGCACAGAAATGGCTTAATGAATTTGGTTCTATCGATGCCCTTATTGCCAACAAAGATAAACTAACCGGTGCTGTGGGAGATAATTTTAGAAGCGCAATTGATTGGTTACCAACCGCAAAACGCTTAATTACCATTGATGATCAGGTTAATGTCAAGCATGTTGATATTAATAGTCTTATTAACCTTACGCGAAAAGAACCGCGACATCATGAACTCGTTCCAATTTTCCGCGAGTTAAATTTTAGAACTTGGCTCAAAGAAAGTGAGTTTGCATTAAACAATAATCCACAGAGTGGAACTATAGCTAATGAAGCTAACGAGGACTTATTAACTAAGCAAGAGTTTAAGGCAAAGCCTTTGCATGTTGTTAATAAACCAGATGATATTAGCAAACTTATCCAGAAGATTATAAATAGCAATAAATTAACTAGTTATAGCCTGATTACTTCTGATTATACAGATATTCTGTCACCGCTGATGGCAATGGTAATTACCGATGATGATAATATTTATCTAATTGAATTAGCTACAGAGCATAATCAAAATAATGAATTATTTTTATCTGAGACTACTGACCTTAGTTCATTGGTTATTGCTTATTTTCAAGCAAATTGTCCTAAAATATGTATAAATCTTAAAAATAATCTGAAGACTTTATCCAAATATCTTGATGTCATTAATGGTATTGAAGGCGACATTGCGCTAGCTAGCTATATTCGTGAATCACAACAAAATCAGTCATTAACAGCGATACTTGAGCGCTACGGTCAAACACAGGGAAGTATTGATGGCTTTGAAACTGTTTGTGGTAAAGGTGCCAAACGTCTTTTATGGCATGAGCTTGATTCTACGCAAAAAAATCATTTGGCTAAATCGCTGAATGAAGAATTATTATCGGCATATTCTGCAATTATTAAGGAGATGGATAGTAAAGAGCTAAATTTGTACCAAAATATAGAATTACCGTTGAGTATTGTTCTTGATAAAATTGAGAAGGCGGGTATGAAAATTGATTTGACGGCTTTTCAATTATTAAAAGGTGAATTACAGCAAAAAATCCGTTTACTTGAAGAGGCTGTTTTTCAAGAAGCGGGATGTGTTTTCAATCTTAATTCACCAAAGCAGCTACAGGATATACTTTTTAATCAATTAAAATTACCTACCGATGGTATCAAAAGTAATACAACTGGTTATTCTACCGATGAGGAATCTTTAAGTATCTTGGCTGATCAAGGGATTGGAATCGCAAATCTGATACTTGAATTTCGGACACTAAGTAAACTACTAAATACCTATGTTGATAAATTACCTTTGGCAGCTGATAATCAGGAGCGGCTTCACACTACACTGGAACAGACTGTTGTTGCTTCAGGAAGGTTATCTTCAAAAGATCCTAATTTGCAAAATATCCCAGTACGTACTGAATATGGACAAAAAATCCGTAAGTGCTTTATTGCTGAAGCTGGGCATCAGTTGGTTTGTGCCGATTATTCCCAGATTGAATTACGAATTTTGGCGCATATTAGTGATGATGCAAATTTGATTGATGCCTTTAATAAACGCTATGATATTCATCTGGCAACTGCGAGTCAAATTTTTCATAAACCGCAGGCAGAAGTTACCCGGGATGAAAGAAGCTATGCTAAATCAATTAATTTTGGCTTAATTTATGGCAAATCAGTATTTGGTTTGGCAAAAGAATTAAAAATTGAGCGAAGCGCTGCCAAACTTTATATCGATAACTATTTTGCCAAATATCCACAAGTAAAAGATTTTATGGATAGGATAAAAAAAGATGCCCATCGTGATGGTTATGTTTCGACGATTTATGGGCGAAAAATTTATCTGGCAAATATAAATAGTAGTAATAAAATCCTGAGTCAGGCGGAAGAGCGGTTGGCATTAAATGCACCGATGCAGGGTAGTGCGGCGGATATAATAAAAATTGCGATGCTAAATGTTGATAAATGGCTGCGGGATAATCAATTACAATCAAAAATGATTATGCAGGTTCATGATGAATTGATTTTGCAAGTTCCAAATAATGAAGTATCATTGATATTAGAAAATTTAGCAAACCTTATGATTGAAGGTATCAAACTTAATGTGCCTCTTGAAGTTGATGTTAAAGCTGCAGGCAACTGGTCGGCAGCTCATTAA
- a CDS encoding asparaginase: MKKILILYTGGTIGMDYTDDGLKPVNGLFKSQIDTLDPVSNIKVDLIEYEQLIDSSDVRLEHWQRMIADISSNYEKYDGFIVIHGTDTMAYTASVLAFALRGLDKPVVLTGSQLPLVHRRSDGWNNLIDAVFAACRDDLNEVAIAFNHKLLRGCRAQKVSTYRFFGFDSVDEEPLAEFGIHINWFTRRWLKATRFSFAPVMPKAAKILDLSMRPGFTTDFIADTLMNTELDAVVLQTYGSGNIPIHNQKLVTALKEAVARGVIIVNITQVIEGRVSNDYASSCLHDLGIVSGCDMTIEAALAKLLVLLSSNMSKESIKVALSENLVGELTEN; this comes from the coding sequence ATGAAAAAAATATTAATTTTATATACTGGTGGTACTATTGGTATGGACTATACCGATGATGGATTAAAGCCAGTTAATGGCTTATTCAAATCACAGATTGATACCCTAGACCCAGTAAGTAATATCAAGGTTGATCTGATCGAGTATGAACAGTTGATTGATTCCTCAGATGTCAGGTTGGAACACTGGCAAAGAATGATTGCAGATATTTCTAGCAATTATGAAAAATACGATGGTTTTATCGTTATTCATGGAACTGATACCATGGCATATACTGCTAGTGTGCTCGCTTTTGCCTTACGAGGGCTAGATAAACCAGTGGTATTGACTGGATCTCAATTGCCATTGGTACATAGACGAAGTGATGGCTGGAATAATTTGATTGATGCCGTATTTGCTGCTTGTCGCGATGATCTAAACGAGGTGGCGATTGCATTTAATCATAAGCTACTTCGTGGTTGTCGGGCACAAAAGGTAAGTACTTATCGATTTTTCGGTTTTGATTCGGTGGATGAAGAGCCATTAGCAGAGTTTGGTATTCATATCAACTGGTTTACTCGCCGTTGGCTAAAAGCTACCCGGTTTAGCTTTGCCCCGGTGATGCCAAAAGCTGCCAAGATACTTGATTTAAGTATGCGTCCGGGATTTACAACCGATTTCATTGCCGATACCTTAATGAATACCGAGCTAGATGCGGTTGTTTTACAGACTTATGGTAGTGGCAATATTCCGATTCATAATCAGAAGTTAGTGACTGCGCTAAAAGAAGCTGTAGCTCGGGGCGTGATAATTGTAAATATTACGCAAGTGATCGAAGGGCGTGTTTCTAATGATTATGCCAGTAGTTGCTTGCATGATCTGGGGATTGTTAGTGGCTGTGACATGACAATTGAAGCTGCATTAGCGAAGTTACTGGTATTATTATCAAGTAATATGAGTAAAGAAAGTATAAAAGTTGCTTTGAGTGAAAATCTTGTTGGGGAACTTACAGAGAATTAG
- a CDS encoding Maf family protein, translating into MDSKIISKIYLASKSPRRRELLAMMGVDFELLEIDIPEEVFPGESFRDYSTRICNEKAEAAWTHVLANNLAMMPVLTADTEVVFDNVVFGKPIDYQDAFRMWRTLAGNHHLVITTVTLKYGEFHKTVSSESRVYFDQMTDEDIHAYLATGDYQDKSGAYGIHTFAGQFIQKIDGCFYSIMGLPLNTVKHLLAELARYAT; encoded by the coding sequence ATGGATTCTAAAATTATATCAAAAATTTATCTGGCTTCAAAAAGTCCTAGACGACGTGAATTATTGGCGATGATGGGGGTGGACTTTGAGTTATTGGAGATAGATATTCCTGAAGAGGTCTTTCCGGGCGAGAGTTTTCGTGATTATTCGACGCGGATTTGTAATGAAAAAGCTGAAGCTGCATGGACGCATGTTTTGGCAAATAACTTAGCTATGATGCCGGTATTGACGGCAGATACCGAGGTCGTCTTTGACAATGTAGTATTTGGTAAGCCGATTGACTATCAAGATGCATTTCGGATGTGGCGGACACTTGCGGGCAATCATCATCTGGTAATCACCACTGTCACGCTAAAATACGGTGAATTTCATAAAACTGTGAGTAGTGAGAGCCGAGTTTATTTTGATCAGATGACTGATGAGGATATCCATGCCTATCTGGCAACTGGGGATTATCAAGATAAATCAGGCGCATATGGTATCCATACTTTTGCCGGACAGTTTATTCAGAAGATAGATGGCTGTTTTTATTCGATAATGGGCTTACCCCTAAATACGGTCAAGCATCTATTAGCTGAGTTAGCTAGATATGCAACTTAG
- a CDS encoding ribonuclease E/G: protein MQLSRVLVYQTGETVYSFVYANDKLVYVLQDDLNEPATESLFNARVSRVNHKSGSAFVEYLPGLSGWINLKASKTGVQNGSNIVCQLAWHGDTQKQAKLRPGVQLAGKYVVWLDDDKFALQSKKLSEAKKDELLSRTELNHGRWILRSSVNDESDLSLVINEIKMIKEQIQTIKASNNLGLISAGKRNYLKLLRSFRLDSGFELTTNNETIYDEIRYWQDLWQIDVISFNPKLNLTSNIDEYSQLLNQSIITLANGATLALASLHGIHVIDVNSASLDMNAFTLNNAVIEQIYQQICLRNLLGIILIDFVKNMNQEEQGRIITKLNKLFASDVTSTKILGFSHAGLCEIIRNKF from the coding sequence ATGCAACTTAGTCGAGTATTGGTTTATCAAACTGGGGAAACGGTCTATTCTTTTGTCTACGCTAATGATAAATTGGTTTATGTCTTACAGGATGATTTGAATGAGCCAGCTACCGAATCGCTATTTAATGCGCGGGTAAGCCGTGTAAATCATAAATCAGGCTCGGCCTTTGTCGAGTACTTGCCGGGGCTTAGCGGTTGGATAAATCTAAAAGCTAGTAAAACCGGAGTGCAAAATGGAAGTAATATCGTCTGTCAGTTAGCTTGGCATGGTGATACTCAAAAACAGGCAAAATTACGTCCCGGAGTACAGCTTGCTGGTAAATATGTAGTCTGGCTTGATGATGATAAATTTGCTCTCCAGTCCAAAAAACTCTCCGAAGCTAAAAAGGATGAGCTGCTATCACGTACCGAGCTAAATCATGGGCGATGGATATTACGTAGCTCAGTCAATGATGAATCCGATCTGAGTTTAGTGATTAATGAAATAAAAATGATTAAGGAGCAGATACAAACCATCAAGGCTAGCAATAATCTGGGGTTAATATCTGCTGGTAAGCGGAATTATCTAAAACTATTACGCTCATTTCGCCTAGATAGTGGGTTTGAACTTACCACTAATAACGAAACTATTTATGATGAGATCAGATATTGGCAAGATCTCTGGCAAATCGATGTGATAAGCTTCAACCCCAAGCTTAATCTGACTAGCAATATCGATGAATATAGCCAGCTTCTTAATCAATCGATAATCACATTAGCCAATGGGGCGACTCTGGCGCTCGCTTCATTACACGGTATTCATGTTATCGATGTTAATAGTGCTAGTCTTGATATGAATGCATTTACTCTGAATAACGCAGTTATCGAGCAGATTTATCAGCAAATATGCCTTAGAAACTTACTGGGGATAATTCTGATCGATTTTGTTAAAAACATGAATCAAGAAGAGCAAGGGCGTATCATTACTAAACTAAATAAACTATTTGCTAGCGATGTGACAAGCACTAAGATACTTGGCTTTAGCCATGCCGGACTATGCGAGATAATCCGCAATAAATTTTAA
- a CDS encoding GyrI-like domain-containing protein: protein METIQLNEFKIIGIMVRTNNSDLDKLTNDMQGLWGRFMAEGIMQKIPNRVDDEICCIYTDYEGDHTKPYTALLGCRVSSLDEIPDGLCGRHYAGSKYAKKVYTGNILAGAVYAAWKEIWSLNLERSYVADLEIYGAKAANPESAEFEIMIGVK from the coding sequence ATGGAAACTATACAATTAAACGAATTTAAGATAATCGGTATTATGGTCAGGACAAATAATAGCGATCTGGATAAATTAACTAATGATATGCAAGGGCTATGGGGGCGATTTATGGCTGAAGGAATCATGCAAAAAATTCCGAATCGGGTTGATGATGAGATTTGCTGTATCTACACCGATTATGAGGGCGATCATACTAAGCCATATACCGCGCTCCTTGGCTGCCGGGTAAGCTCTCTCGATGAAATTCCTGATGGATTATGTGGACGGCATTATGCTGGTAGTAAATATGCTAAGAAAGTTTATACGGGTAATATCCTTGCTGGTGCGGTTTATGCTGCATGGAAAGAAATCTGGTCGCTAAATCTGGAACGCAGCTATGTCGCGGATCTGGAAATCTACGGGGCTAAAGCCGCAAATCCAGAGAGTGCTGAATTTGAAATAATGATCGGGGTTAAATGA
- a CDS encoding Eco57I restriction-modification methylase domain-containing protein: MQEEIIAVVQDVGYCSENVLTSYSIEAPGSFAEKQGLVYRETVNSVHKKSKGQFFSPFELAKFMASFCSIKSSHITILDPGCGTGILCCTLVEHLVDNSKVKSIELTCYENDPDIIPYLKKSLLNLQRWLNKRNIKFLTKIVPDDFIICASQIVNDKNAAKYDVVISNPPYFKLDVTDTKVALTEKEIGRQFNIYSMFMAYAAKLLNSAGEMIFVTPRSFASGKYFRGFRDKFLRVVTIEKIHVFRSRRAIFRRDGVLQDNIILKAVKKSDITGDVIITTSNDLQDINQQEHMRIALSKIVNYSSSEKILHIPTTREEEKVLEIFSSWENKLSDFDIKVSTGRVVYFRAKEFLLPEDSENCQKVPLIWLHNVNNMLFDWPLNYKQCHQYLKLDAKSQRLTIPNGNYIFVRRFSSKDDKHRLIAAPYINNNPEFPALGIENRVNYLYKANGMFTPEEVMGLSELLNSEIYNQYFHTFSGSLNISATELRELSIPNFEEIKLINNQIFK; this comes from the coding sequence ATGCAAGAAGAAATAATCGCAGTAGTTCAAGATGTTGGATATTGTAGTGAAAATGTATTAACATCTTATTCGATTGAAGCTCCGGGTAGCTTTGCTGAAAAGCAGGGATTAGTCTACCGGGAAACAGTCAATTCTGTGCATAAGAAAAGCAAAGGGCAGTTCTTTAGCCCGTTTGAACTAGCAAAATTCATGGCTTCATTCTGCTCAATTAAATCTTCTCACATCACAATCCTTGATCCAGGCTGTGGTACAGGTATTTTATGTTGTACATTGGTTGAACATTTGGTAGATAATAGTAAAGTTAAGTCCATTGAATTAACTTGTTATGAAAATGATCCAGATATAATTCCATATCTAAAAAAATCGTTACTAAACCTACAACGTTGGTTAAATAAACGTAATATAAAATTCCTAACTAAGATAGTCCCAGATGATTTTATTATTTGTGCTAGTCAGATTGTTAATGACAAAAATGCAGCAAAATATGATGTTGTTATTTCAAACCCACCATATTTTAAATTGGATGTGACAGACACAAAAGTTGCCTTGACTGAGAAAGAAATTGGTCGCCAGTTTAATATTTATTCCATGTTTATGGCATATGCAGCCAAGCTACTTAATTCAGCAGGTGAGATGATATTTGTCACTCCTCGTAGTTTTGCCTCCGGGAAATATTTTAGGGGATTTCGTGATAAGTTTCTGCGGGTAGTTACTATAGAAAAAATTCATGTGTTCCGTTCTCGTCGTGCTATTTTTCGCCGAGATGGGGTGCTGCAGGATAACATTATCCTTAAAGCAGTAAAAAAATCTGATATTACTGGCGATGTAATTATTACTACATCGAATGACCTGCAGGATATAAATCAGCAGGAACATATGCGAATTGCACTCAGTAAGATTGTAAACTATAGTTCAAGTGAAAAAATTCTTCATATCCCTACCACACGTGAAGAAGAAAAGGTTTTGGAGATATTCTCTAGTTGGGAAAATAAACTTTCTGATTTTGATATTAAGGTTTCTACTGGTCGGGTGGTATATTTTCGGGCTAAAGAATTTCTCTTGCCGGAAGATTCTGAGAACTGCCAAAAAGTTCCGTTAATCTGGCTTCATAATGTTAATAACATGCTATTCGATTGGCCGTTAAATTATAAACAATGTCATCAATACCTTAAACTTGATGCAAAATCGCAACGCTTAACTATTCCAAATGGAAACTATATTTTTGTAAGACGCTTTAGTAGTAAAGATGATAAGCATCGCTTAATTGCTGCACCGTACATAAATAATAATCCCGAGTTTCCTGCTTTGGGAATTGAAAATCGGGTAAACTATTTATATAAAGCTAACGGTATGTTTACGCCTGAAGAGGTAATGGGATTATCTGAATTATTAAATAGCGAAATATATAATCAATACTTCCATACTTTTAGCGGTAGCCTAAATATTAGTGCAACAGAATTGAGGGAGTTATCTATCCCAAATTTTGAAGAAATAAAATTAATAAACAATCAAATATTTAAATAA
- a CDS encoding DUF262 domain-containing protein produces the protein MSQKQMELLTSQIEKERKIIKTDSYAISIGELIAMYKDNELELTPNYQRLFRWDNDHKTKFIESIIIGIPLPPIFVAQKKGATWNIVDGLQRVSTILQLSGDLKLKLPNGEEQPPLTFIKPEKLTAMEGLTWETLDDDTKRIIRRTKLDVKIIVVEDNYVAQYELFKRLNTGAVHLEPQEIRNCLIIMLNEEFYEKINELKDFEPFRNCIALQPKKYEIEYHMELILRYLILKHNNIDFARYNSYTLLSDFFDEEAKNLVLDGSLNLNLEIETFKRVFRLLDSLLQSSVFRKYNSDRCNIEGGFSTTLFDVITLGISSNLDKYEQLSPQLVIEKIRGITNDSQYNQNSDRGIKAITRIKSMIEFSKNYFTE, from the coding sequence ATGAGTCAAAAGCAAATGGAGTTATTAACAAGTCAAATTGAAAAAGAGCGAAAAATTATAAAAACTGATAGCTATGCGATTTCTATAGGTGAATTGATTGCTATGTATAAAGATAATGAACTTGAGCTAACTCCTAATTACCAACGGTTATTTCGTTGGGATAATGATCATAAAACAAAATTCATCGAGTCTATTATTATTGGTATTCCCTTGCCGCCGATATTTGTAGCGCAAAAAAAGGGGGCTACATGGAATATTGTTGATGGTTTACAAAGGGTTTCAACCATACTACAGTTAAGTGGCGATCTCAAATTAAAACTGCCAAATGGTGAGGAGCAACCACCATTAACATTTATCAAACCAGAAAAATTAACTGCCATGGAAGGATTAACATGGGAAACGCTAGATGATGATACAAAAAGAATAATTCGGCGAACAAAGTTAGATGTAAAAATAATTGTAGTTGAAGATAACTACGTAGCGCAGTATGAATTATTCAAGCGACTCAATACTGGGGCAGTCCATTTAGAGCCACAAGAAATAAGAAATTGTTTAATTATTATGCTTAATGAGGAGTTTTACGAGAAAATAAATGAATTAAAAGATTTTGAGCCTTTTAGGAATTGTATTGCATTACAGCCAAAGAAATATGAGATAGAGTACCATATGGAGTTGATTTTACGATATTTAATTCTAAAGCATAATAATATTGATTTCGCACGTTATAATAGCTATACGTTATTAAGTGATTTTTTTGATGAAGAAGCAAAAAATTTGGTGCTAGATGGAAGTTTAAATTTAAATCTAGAAATTGAAACTTTTAAAAGAGTTTTTCGATTACTAGATTCATTGCTTCAGAGTTCGGTTTTTAGAAAATATAACTCAGATAGGTGTAATATAGAGGGTGGGTTTTCAACGACATTATTTGATGTGATTACCTTAGGCATTTCTTCCAATCTTGATAAGTACGAACAATTATCACCACAGTTAGTAATTGAGAAAATTAGAGGTATAACAAACGATTCACAATACAATCAAAATTCTGATAGAGGGATTAAAGCTATAACAAGAATAAAATCAATGATTGAATTTTCAAAAAATTATTTTACTGAATGA